Proteins found in one Oncorhynchus mykiss isolate Arlee chromosome 17, USDA_OmykA_1.1, whole genome shotgun sequence genomic segment:
- the LOC110494007 gene encoding ribonuclease inhibitor-like isoform X2, with product MAHSLPDLLDDLEQDQKSCSTDQVLEREREMKRRLSSCKFTETSLITALMPVSSPPTAAIWGTEVTGWALKHLDLSFNRLNDSGIVLLSARLEDPHCKLEKLRMSRCSLIETCCYTLGSVLGSNSSPLRELDVSSNDLQDSGMKMLSAGLGNPHCKLEILSLNQN from the exons ATGGCACACTCCCTTCCTGACCTCTTGGATGACCTGGAGCAAGATCAAAAGAGTTGCAGCACTGATCAGGTgctggagcgagagagggagatgaaaagGAG ACTCTCAAGCTGTAAATTCACAGAAACGTCTTTGATTACTGCTCTAATGCCAGTGAGCTCACCACCTACAGCCGCAATCT GGGGCACAGAAGTTACCGGTTGGGCCTTAAAACACCTGGACCTGAGTTTCAACAGACTGAATGATTCAGGCATTGTGTTGCTTTCTGCTAGGCTGGAGGATccacactgtaaactggagaAACTGAG GATGAGTCGGTGTTCTCTGATAGAAACATGTTGTTACACGTTGGGCTCAGTTCTCGGCTcaaactcctctcccctgagagAGCTGGACGTAAGTAGCAATGATCTACAGGATTCAGGAATGAAgatgctctctgctggactgggaaatccacactgtaaactggagaTACTGAG TTTGAACCAAAATTAA
- the LOC110494007 gene encoding ribonuclease inhibitor-like isoform X1, with protein sequence MAHSLPDLLDDLEQDQKSCSTDQVLEREREMKRRLSSCKFTETSLITALMPVSSPPTAAIWGTEVTGWALKHLDLSFNRLNDSGIVLLSARLEDPHCKLEKLRMSRCSLIETCCYTLGSVLGSNSSPLRELDVSSNDLQDSGMKMLSAGLGNPHCKLEILSLSFCSFTEEGCASLASALRSNPSHLREVDLSFNHLGDSGVKLLSARLADPHCRLDKLNLNQN encoded by the exons ATGGCACACTCCCTTCCTGACCTCTTGGATGACCTGGAGCAAGATCAAAAGAGTTGCAGCACTGATCAGGTgctggagcgagagagggagatgaaaagGAG ACTCTCAAGCTGTAAATTCACAGAAACGTCTTTGATTACTGCTCTAATGCCAGTGAGCTCACCACCTACAGCCGCAATCT GGGGCACAGAAGTTACCGGTTGGGCCTTAAAACACCTGGACCTGAGTTTCAACAGACTGAATGATTCAGGCATTGTGTTGCTTTCTGCTAGGCTGGAGGATccacactgtaaactggagaAACTGAG GATGAGTCGGTGTTCTCTGATAGAAACATGTTGTTACACGTTGGGCTCAGTTCTCGGCTcaaactcctctcccctgagagAGCTGGACGTAAGTAGCAATGATCTACAGGATTCAGGAATGAAgatgctctctgctggactgggaaatccacactgtaaactggagaTACTGAG TCTGTCATTCTGCAGcttcacagaggaaggctgtgcttctctggcttCTGCTCTGAGGTCTAACCCTTCCCATTTGAGAGAGGTGGACCTGAGCTTCAATCACCTAGGAGactcaggagtgaagctgctctctgctagACTGGCAGATCCACACTGTAGACTGGATAAACTCAA TTTGAACCAAAATTAA